A window of the Henckelia pumila isolate YLH828 chromosome 3, ASM3356847v2, whole genome shotgun sequence genome harbors these coding sequences:
- the LOC140888136 gene encoding probable protein phosphatase 2C 41: MSGEDEKTAQSTQEQLLGKSCSWVDHLLVDPRASWVDQEQNPIQPREKFFVDQSRAILLAKEVGRPWSTQNFLGSLHEKPNIHEEKVDETLELLILASRRLWDVFPNDEAVGMIEPIQDPEEAAQRLMQKALDRGSADNITVVVVRFHA, translated from the exons ATGTCAGGAGAAG ACGAAAAAACTGCGCAATCGACCCAAGAACAGCTCTTGGGTAAGAGCTGTTCTTGGGTTGACCACCTCTTGGTCGACCCAAGAGCTTCTTGGGTCGACCAAGAGCAAAATCCAATCCAACCAAGAGAAAAATTCTTTGTCGACCAATCAAGAGCAATTTTGCTTGCTAAAGAGGTTGGTCGACCATGGTCTACCCAGAACTTTTTGG GGTCCCTTCACGAGAAACCAAATATTCACGAGGAAAAGGTGGATGAGACCTTAGAGTTGCTCATCCTTGCAAGTCGTAGACTTTGGGACGTTTTTCCAAATGATGAAGCAGTTGGGATGATTGAACCCATCCAAGATCCCGAAGAAGCAGCACAAAGGCTGATGCAGAAAGCACTCGACAGAGGAAGTGCCGATAACATCACCGTTGTCGTGGTGCGGTTCCATGCCTAG
- the LOC140893359 gene encoding transcription repressor OFP6-like, translated as MSSSKKRYINLNKAAVNLGCGGCRRPRLSAVFHPRPRRIREKHSPGHQYQDSSSSSFDTATSATTTTSFTSSDTESELKAGLRCVQGFGRIGDQSVAVEKVSDDPYLDFRQSMLQMILEKEIYSRDELKELLSCFLQLNSPYYHGIIVRAFTEIWNGMHSASAAGAHGGRSMPRDL; from the coding sequence ATGTCAAGCTCCAAGAAAAGATACATTAATCTAAACAAAGCAGCTGTAAACTTAGGATGCGGCGGCTGCAGAAGGCCAAGATTATCCGCCGTCTTCCACCCAAGGCCACGGCggatcagagaaaaacactccCCCGGCCACCAGTACCAGGACTCTTCCTCTAGTTCATTCGACACCGCCACCTccgccaccaccaccaccagtTTCACCTCCTCCGACACGGAGTCAGAGCTCAAGGCCGGCCTGAGGTGTGTGCAGGGCTTCGGAAGGATCGGAGATCAGAGCGTGGCGGTGGAGAAAGTTTCCGACGACCCATATCTTGATTTCCGGCAGTCGATGCTACAGATGATTCTGGAGAAGGAGATATACTCGAGAGATGAACTCAAAGAGCTGCTGTCTTGTTTCTTGCAGCTGAATTCGCCGTACTATCATGGGATTATCGTGAGGGCTTTCACGGAAATCTGGAACGGAATGCACTCTGCTTCCGCCGCCGGCGCGCATGGGGGGCGGAGCATGCCACGTGATTTGTAG
- the LOC140887403 gene encoding uncharacterized protein, translating to MSLNLFSPTNFSSYRRFLATRCSISRMGSEKTSLVPTRRHADLRVINVSGYKADLLEIHCQDPTFHVLFIPGNPGVISFYTEFLESLFELLGGTACVTAIGHVSHTQKNWESGRLFSLQEQIEHKISFIEHVFQDALPIVLVGHSIGCHISLELFRRYQEKVIYCICLYPFLATDAASSKQATIRRIATSRALSTGLSSLGAFLGFLPARFSKFLAKIILGKSCSSSTVEVLCTHVLKYHVVRNMLYMAKTEFEKLPETPDFDFIGGNKRKLAFLFGSDDHWGPLHLYEEIYEKVPDATLAIEREGHTHAFSCTDAGSTWVAQHVCSLIKNHLPK from the exons ATGAGTCTTAACCTTTTTTCACCAACTAATTTTTCCAGCTACAG GAGATTTTTAGCCACAAGGTGTTCAATTTCCCGTATGGGCAGCGAGAAGACAAGTCTTGTTCCGACAAGAAGGCATGCTGATCTTCGGGTCATCAACGTTTCTGG GTACAAAGCAGATTTGTTGGAGATTCATTGCCAGGATCCTACGTTTCATGTCTTGTTTATTCCTGGCAATCCTG GTGTTATCTCCTTTTACACCGAGTTTTTGGAGTCATTGTTTGAGCTGCTGGGAGGGACCGCTTGTGTCACAG CTATTGGCCATGTATCTCACACACAAAAG AACTGGGAATCAGGAAGGTTGTTCTCATTACAAGAACAAATTGAGCATAAG ATTAGCTTCATCGAGCATGTATTTCAAGATGCATTACCGATTGTGCTG GTTGGCCACTCTATTGGTTGTCACATCTCTCTTGAATTATTTAGAAGATATCAGGAGAAG GTCATATACTGCATTTGCCTGTATCCATTTTTGGCGACGGATGCTGCATCATCAAAACAGGCTACAATTAGAAGAATTGCCAC GTCTCGAGCTCTAAGTACTGGATTAAGCTCCCTTGGAGCCTTTCTCGGATTTCTCCCAGCCCGTTTTTCAAAATTCCTTGCCAAGATAATTTTAGGCaaatcttgttcttcttctaCGGTGGAGGTTCTATGTACTCATGTACTTAAG TATCATGTGGTGCGGAATATGCTATACATGGCAAAGACTGAATTCGAGAAG CTACCCGAAACACCAGATTTCGATTTCATTGGAGGAAATAAAAGAAAACTGGCCTTTCTGTTCGGCAGTGATGATCACTGGGGTCCTTTGCATTTATACGAAGAG ATTTATGAGAAGGTACCCGATGCAACTCTGGCAATCGAACGCGAGGGTCACACGCACGCATTCTCCTGCACCGACGCCGGTTCGACCTGGGTTGCTCAGCATGTCTGTAGTTTGATCAAGAATCACTTACCAAAGTGA